The segment TTCTACCAAACTCGCCGATAAATAGGTAGCTAAAAAAATCTCTTTGACTTACCTTGGAAGTATGGACAAAAACGTACACCCCTTCGAAGAACCGGGACAAACGTCGCGCAGTTTAGACCCTTGCATCGTTGTTATTTTTGGGGCGACAGGCGACCTAACGGCGCGGAAGCTCATGCCTGCCCTTTACAACCTGAAAAGGGAGGGGCAACTCCCCACCCATTTTGCCTGCTGCGGTTTTGCCCGACGGGAAAAAAGTGACGAGGTTTTCCGTGAAGAGATGAAAAAAGCGGTCTCGGAACATTCGCGCATTAAGCCTTTGGATGAGTCGGTTTGGGATGCGTTTCAATCAGAACTTTTCTATCACCAGTCGGAATTCGACGATGATGCAGGCTACGAACGGTTTGCCAAACACCTGGCTGATTTGGATGCGCAAATGGGAACGGGAGGTAACCGGATCTTCTACTTGTCAACGCAGCCGAGCTACTTTACAACGATCATCGAAAAGCTGAAGCAACACAAGCTCCTCTATGAACATGGAGGGGAAAGGTGGTCGCGGGTGATCATCGAAAAGCCGTTTGGTCACGATCTAAACTCGGCAAAGGAATTGCAAAAAGATCTGATGGACCACCTCAGTGAGGAGCAGCTCTACCGGATCGACCACTACTTGGGGAAAGAAACGGCGCAAAATCTTTTGGCCTTCCGCTTTGGAAACTCGATCTTTGAAAATCTGTGGAACCACCGCTATATCGACCATGTCCAGTTCACCGTCGCCGAAGATATCGGCATTGGAACGCGGGGACGCTTCTACGAAGAGTCGGGGCTCATGCGGGACATCATGCAAAACCATATGATGCAGCTCTTTTCCCTTTTGGCGATGGAGCCGCCGGTCAACTTAAGTGCAGGGGCCATCCACGATGAAAAGGTCAAGGTTTTAGAAGCCCTTCGCCCCTTTACCCAAGAGGATTTTGAAAAGTCTGCCGT is part of the Candidatus Neptunochlamydia vexilliferae genome and harbors:
- the zwf gene encoding glucose-6-phosphate dehydrogenase, which translates into the protein MDKNVHPFEEPGQTSRSLDPCIVVIFGATGDLTARKLMPALYNLKREGQLPTHFACCGFARREKSDEVFREEMKKAVSEHSRIKPLDESVWDAFQSELFYHQSEFDDDAGYERFAKHLADLDAQMGTGGNRIFYLSTQPSYFTTIIEKLKQHKLLYEHGGERWSRVIIEKPFGHDLNSAKELQKDLMDHLSEEQLYRIDHYLGKETAQNLLAFRFGNSIFENLWNHRYIDHVQFTVAEDIGIGTRGRFYEESGLMRDIMQNHMMQLFSLLAMEPPVNLSAGAIHDEKVKVLEALRPFTQEDFEKSAVRGQYGKGFVGGDEVKGYREENNVDPNSPIETYGAIRFFIDNWRWDGVPFYLRGAKRLPRRTTEIAVTFKHPPGVLFHEHGQHNDPNVLTIRIQPNEGISLKINCKVPGPSSPIQPVKMDFRYGAFFGLAPPDAYERLICDCIAGDSTLFARIDEVFHSWQFFTPLLDYWANTPPKDFPNYAAGSWGPEAADEMLARDGRKWRLI